The proteins below come from a single Saccharopolyspora sp. SCSIO 74807 genomic window:
- a CDS encoding class I SAM-dependent methyltransferase, whose product MSPQDRNRAIPALFDQGGRDYDRLVAANPGYHRHLALSARRLALRGGGRGLRLLDVGCGTGASTRALLDAAPHASIVAVDGSQRMLAEARGKAWPQSVRFVHADVRSLSEAGVHGPFDGILAAYLLRNLPDPSAGLRLLHDLLRPGAPLAVHDYSLPLRLADRLLWHAVCRAVIMPLARLSTGETELYRHLWRSVLEFDHPERLLNRMRKTGFAAVRVEPMSGWQRTITHTFLGVRPESADA is encoded by the coding sequence CCCGCAGGACCGGAACAGGGCGATCCCGGCCCTGTTCGACCAGGGCGGCCGCGACTACGACCGCCTGGTCGCCGCGAACCCCGGCTACCACCGCCACCTCGCGCTGTCCGCGCGGCGACTGGCGCTGCGCGGCGGCGGGCGGGGTCTGCGGCTGCTCGACGTCGGTTGCGGCACCGGGGCGTCCACCCGCGCGCTGCTGGACGCCGCGCCGCACGCCTCGATCGTCGCGGTGGACGGCTCGCAGCGGATGCTCGCCGAGGCCCGCGGCAAGGCGTGGCCGCAGTCCGTGCGGTTCGTGCACGCCGACGTGCGGTCGCTGAGCGAGGCCGGAGTGCACGGCCCGTTCGACGGCATCCTCGCCGCCTACCTGCTGCGCAACCTGCCGGACCCGAGCGCGGGCCTGCGGCTGCTGCACGACCTGCTGCGGCCGGGCGCACCGCTGGCCGTGCACGACTACTCGCTGCCGCTGCGCCTCGCCGACCGGCTGCTCTGGCACGCCGTGTGCCGAGCTGTGATCATGCCGCTGGCGCGGCTGAGCACCGGTGAGACCGAGCTGTACCGGCACCTGTGGCGCAGCGTGCTCGAATTCGACCACCCGGAGCGATTGCTGAACAGAATGCGCAAGACCGGTTTCGCCGCGGTGCGCGTCGAGCCCATGAGCGGCTGGCAGCGCACGATCA